A region of Geobacillus sp. 46C-IIa DNA encodes the following proteins:
- a CDS encoding spore germination protein, whose protein sequence is MKQLMRAAQGKRLKDDYTGLETVIISEEALRIMYAKCSDVIMTEAAVPSLLPDGSSKTVHLLFIYCEELCDTQMLQKTIYPMFHKLCEQHSCLSSADIETRKPPALEYMGHEVRIDDLNLRLFSGDLLIYFREADVLYAMPLASPPNRDPEEPNTEVSIRGPKDGFIEEISKNVALIRKRLRSHRLVYEPFIIGTRSQTKVGLLYVDDIANTAIIDEVRSRLLSLYIDSVTSTNQIEEWLSDSPFSLFPMFGYTGRPDFAVNSLLNGRFIILVDGAPTALIGPGNLTFLLNTSEDNNTFFLFVVFQRLLRLVGTSVAIFLPGAWVALTSFHPDQLPFTLLATLILSRQGVPLPVPLEMFVMMILFEVFKEAGMRLPIAIGQTLSVVGGLIIGQAAINAGLAAPATLVIAAISVISTFTLVNQNIAGSVTLLRFIVLTFASVLGLFGFILSLFLILTYAVNLRTFGIPYLTPLAPPSKDIGKVFIPSTWKQFHTRDRIVRPNDLIAKEREQE, encoded by the coding sequence ATGAAACAGCTCATGCGTGCCGCCCAAGGCAAGCGGCTGAAAGATGATTACACGGGATTGGAAACTGTGATCATCTCCGAAGAGGCGTTACGGATAATGTACGCCAAATGCAGCGACGTCATCATGACAGAAGCGGCCGTTCCATCGCTGCTCCCTGACGGATCATCAAAAACTGTACACCTGTTATTTATCTATTGTGAAGAACTGTGCGATACGCAAATGTTGCAAAAGACCATCTATCCAATGTTCCACAAGCTTTGTGAACAGCATTCATGCCTTTCGTCCGCTGACATCGAAACACGCAAGCCGCCCGCACTCGAATACATGGGACACGAAGTGCGGATCGATGATCTCAACTTGAGACTGTTTAGCGGCGATTTGCTCATTTACTTTCGCGAAGCCGATGTCTTATACGCAATGCCGCTCGCCAGCCCGCCCAACCGCGACCCGGAGGAGCCGAACACAGAAGTGTCGATCCGCGGGCCAAAAGACGGATTCATTGAGGAAATCAGCAAAAACGTAGCTCTCATCCGCAAGCGGCTGCGCTCGCATCGACTCGTCTATGAGCCGTTCATCATCGGTACACGCAGCCAGACAAAAGTCGGGCTGCTCTATGTTGATGATATTGCGAACACAGCCATCATCGATGAGGTGAGAAGCCGTCTGCTCAGTTTATACATCGACTCGGTGACCAGCACCAACCAAATTGAGGAATGGCTATCCGACAGTCCGTTTTCTTTGTTTCCGATGTTCGGTTATACCGGACGGCCTGATTTTGCCGTCAATTCGCTCCTTAACGGCCGTTTTATCATCTTAGTGGATGGGGCGCCGACCGCCTTGATCGGGCCGGGCAATTTAACCTTTTTGCTGAACACATCGGAAGATAACAACACGTTTTTCCTGTTTGTTGTGTTTCAGCGTCTGCTTCGGCTGGTTGGTACGTCGGTTGCCATTTTTTTGCCGGGCGCCTGGGTCGCGCTCACCTCGTTCCATCCAGATCAGCTGCCGTTCACCTTGCTGGCGACGCTGATTTTGTCGCGCCAGGGGGTGCCGCTTCCGGTACCGCTGGAAATGTTTGTGATGATGATTTTGTTTGAAGTGTTTAAAGAAGCGGGAATGCGGCTGCCGATCGCCATCGGGCAGACGCTGTCGGTTGTTGGCGGCTTGATTATCGGACAAGCAGCGATCAACGCTGGACTTGCCGCCCCGGCCACACTCGTGATTGCCGCCATTTCTGTCATCTCGACATTTACGCTTGTCAATCAAAACATCGCCGGCAGCGTCACTTTGCTGCGCTTTATCGTTCTCACTTTCGCTTCCGTTCTTGGTTTGTTTGGGTTTATCTTGTCGCTGTTTCTCATTTTGACTTATGCGGTCAACTTGCGCACTTTCGGCATTCCGTATTTGACACCGCTGGCGCCGCCTTCAAAAGACATCGGGAAAGTATTTATTCCAAGCACATGGAAACAGTTTCACACGCGCGACCGCATTGTACGCCCCAATGATCTTATTGCGAAAGAGAGGGAACAAGAATGA